The region CTTagagaatcctaaggtattaTAATTGTGCAGTGAACATTCCAAGATGGGATCAAAAAAGAAGAATAACCTTCCACTTAAGTTCAAGTTTCCAAGAGTGGATACTCTCTTGGCTCTCAGTAGCAAAATTACTCCTTGTAAGAAGAGAAACTTCATTTGCAGATATGGACAGATCCTGGATCTTCTTACTACCTATGTAAACGTATCAGCCTTGGTTGCCTTATCTCAGTATTATGATCCATCACTTATATGCTTTACATTCAAAGGCTTTCAGTTGGCTCTGACCATTGAAGAGTATGAGAAGCTTCTAGGTTTGTTTGTGAAAGACCACCCTCCCTTTGCAATGTTAGGTGAACTATTGATGTCTGAATCAGTCTTTGAAGCACTCCACTTATCTGTTGAAGAGGTAGCCCTTGGTTTGGGACCTAAGGGGTTTTCTAGGAAACTCTTGGAAGAAAAGGCATGGGCCTTGGAGAAAGAAGGGAAATTGGTACCCCTAAGTGCTACTCTAGCCCTTCTGATTTATGGAGTCGTCCTGTTTCTAAATGACGACAACTACATAAACCCTTCCATCATCAGTGTGTTTGTATCTGGGAATCCTGTCCCTGCCTTAGTGTATGATGTGTATTACTGCTTACACACTAGGCGTGAAAAGAGGAAGGGCGTGGTACTGAGTTATGCTTCATTGTTGTACACTTGGCTCTTATCTCACACACCTCAAAATGGGCCTTGGGTAAACTTCTTAAAAGACTTGAGGTGGTCTCAGAAGTTTTCTTCCCTTACTGCTGAAGTTGTGGTTTGGTATCATCCTACTTCTAACATAGAACAAGTTATCGTGAGTTGTGGAGACTTCCTGAATGTGCCATTCATGGGTCCACgaggttgcattaattacaaccccTCGTTGGCCATGAGACAGTTGGGATATTTGATGGAGAATGAAACTAGGGATGAATTTCTGAAGGACTTCACCTTACCCAGTTTAGGAGCAGAGAACCAAACTCTGTTGCAAAAGGTTAAACAAGCTTGGACTCAGATTCATCGAAAAGACAAAGAGCTAGGAAAACGTGATTGTCGAGCTAAAAAGCCATATTGCTAGTGGGTGGTACAAAGGACGAAAGAAGTCAATCTACCATATAGTATGGATGTCCAGATTCCTCCCCCAGAACCAGAGCCAGTGTATGCTTCCAAGGAGGAAGTAGATACATTGAAAGAAACCAACACACAGTTAGCAAAAGAGAATGAAGACTTGCGATCAAAGCTCCATGCATTCGATAAAGATCATGCTAAGTTGAAAAGAAAGAGTGAATAAGATGTTGAGCTCTTATCAGAAAGTAGAAAGAAGGCTAAAATTAAGGAGAACCTCAAAGATAAATACCAAGATGGTTTAGCTCAAGAAGATACGGGGCTAACTTCTCTCTGAAAACAGTTAATACAGGCAGAAAAGGAGAGATGCGACAACCACCGTTGGTTCGAGTTAGTTGTTAAAGAGAAGAAGGTATTCCTAGATGAATTCAACTTGGAGATTTAGAAACTCAAACTTCCCCTCTACGAGGCCAATTCCAAAGTAGAGGTGTAACGTCGTCTCAAAGAGGAAGGAGTCAGGGTTTCCTACATCACCCCTCAAGTCTCGAGAGAGAAATGTCATAAAGTTGAGATTGCTATTTCGAGTGCCAAACATTAGAGAGATCAATTTTCTACTTTGAAGAATGAGAGTTTGGGTTGGCTCAATGAGAAAACTCGTATAAATAGTTTTCTTGATACTTATGTTGGATCTATTAACCTGTTGCAACCTTCTGCTGCTATGTACCGAGTTAAGTATGATTGCTTAGTGAGGTTTTGCAACGAGTTAACCAAGGAAGATCCTTGGAAGCTAGAGGATGCTCTGGAAGATGCTGATGAGAATACGACTCCCCACTCTATACTCTGATTCATCTACCTTTGTAATTGAAATATGAGAAGGTTCAAGGTTGAATTTAAGGAGTTGAAGGAACGGAAAGCAAATCGTGCCATCTGACCACATCTTTATGTTTTCCTTTTTCATGTTTTGAATTACTTTACTATACCTCTTTGTAATCGTAATATCAAATTCATGAATAAAATGTTTGACTTGTTTTGAATCTGATATTCTTACTTTATCTGCCATTTTATAATGATTGTATTGTTGAGCTATCATAGGCCAATTGTCGTACCAGAAGTGATTGATAACACCAAATTACACCGTTATTTTGACTCGTTTTATACATGTTCTGCTATCATTTTATCTCTATTTCCAGTGTTATATGGGTACTGTGTCTATATTTCAGGTATTTAACCATATTGGGACCATATGCGAAGAAAGGAAACAATTCAGATGCAAAACAATGAAAAAATGGAAATTGCACACAAGGCGACCTACATAGAGTTAGCCATGGGGAAACCCATATTAGAAATGACGTGTCCCACTCACCAACGGGTGGATTGAACCACTCTTCCACACGTTGGGAATATGGTGTTCTCTATCTTGACATGGCATTTGCCATCCTTTGTGAAAGGCAGGCGGCTAGGAAATGGACTCACTTAGTCTTCCATTCTTCCCATGTTCCCCTATTCTTCCTCCCACAACATGAGAAAGCTTTACATGACATTTTAGGTTTTAGGAACATTATAAATAGGCTTCCCATGTGGactgttttgattttaatacaaTCTTTCTGAATTTAATTTAATTGGTCACTATGAAAGTAGACGAAAACATCaggtaagatcgaaagtcgttCGACATTAAAGAATAAGATTGGTTTGTTTTTGATTAGTGAATACCTCGGAAGCACTTTGTTAATTAACTAGGAAAGTCTAATATTTCTAGAATGAGGTTTTAAAACTATTTGCGGACGCGTTTGTAGGATTAGGATCCGGTTTCCAGAACAAAATCATGGAACCCTTTTAAGTTAAATTTTCCAATCAAAATTACTTTTCACCCGAGTAAAGAGTTTGATTTCTtaaaataggtttactactttaacgCATTAAGCGCAGGTCACACATGAAAGTAGACCATATAGATTATAGAGTCAAATCCGGTTCTGAATACTGGAAGAGACAATTCTTGTTCAATTACattcttttcaaagtagaaaatatTTCCCCGTACAATGATCCTATTTAGAAGCAATCAAGAGTATTGTTGTTTGATGAGAGTCACATCCTGGTATTATTTGCCtgaatttattaaagttataTAATTTTGTCTCACCCATTCTTAATTTAttcgccttagataaacaccgtaacaattAGAAATGATAGATTTGACtattggtctctgtgggatcaatatcttttaaaactatgTGATAAATTGTACACTTGTAATTAGTTTTTCCAATAGACTCATAATCTCGTGAACAAGTTTTTGACGCCACTGTCAGGGACCAATACCGTCAAATTTCGTAACCcgttgttacaccgtctagatTAAGGAAAACCCTCTCCAGTCAATGAGAAGAACTTGTAGCACTAGAACTTTAGAAAATCCAATAGCTGAACCAGAAAAGTACGTATGAGCTTAACTGTTGCTCCAACGAATCAAAAGAGCAATGGTTGAACACCAAAACTGTAGGCCACTCAAAGAGTTTTCCCTACCCTCTAATGAAGAACCTCATTTGAGTATTGTCAACCCAAATATTACAGCTAACAACTTTGAATTGAAGCATGCTTTGTTTCAAATCGTGCAACAGAACCAGTTCGCTGGTCTCCCAACAGAGAACCCAAACCAGCACCTAAAAGTCTTCATTCAACTAGCCGACACACTTAAATGCAATAATGCTACTCCTGAGGCGATACGTCTATGTTTATTACCTTTCTCCCTCAGAGACAGAGCACGGTCATGGTTGGATTCCCTTCCAGCTAATTCCATCACTACTTGGAATGACCTGAGAAAGTATTCCTTCCTAGATACTTTCCACCTAGTAAGACTGCCGTCCCGCGTAACCAAATTACCAGATTCACTCAACAGGACGACAAGTCCCTTTTCCATGATTGAGAAAGGTACAAAGAGCTATTAAGAGCTTGTCCATATCATGGATTAGAACAATGGCTAATCATCCTCACCTTCTACAATGGACTTATCTACAACACGAAGATGACTATCGACGTTGCCGCTGGTGGTGTgctaatgaacaaaccttatcccGAGGCATGCAAACTCATTGAGGACATG is a window of Lathyrus oleraceus cultivar Zhongwan6 chromosome 6, CAAS_Psat_ZW6_1.0, whole genome shotgun sequence DNA encoding:
- the LOC127094788 gene encoding uncharacterized protein LOC127094788 yields the protein MGSKKKNNLPLKFKFPRVDTLLALSSKITPCKKRNFICRYGQILDLLTTYVNVSALVALSQYYDPSLICFTFKGFQLALTIEEYEKLLGLFVKDHPPFAMLGELLMSESVFEALHLSVEEVALGLGPKGFSRKLLEEKAWALEKEGKLVPLSATLALLIYGVVLFLNDDNYINPSIISVFVSGNPVPALVYDVYYCLHTRREKRKGVVLSYASLLYTWLLSHTPQNGPWVNFLKDLRWSQKFSSLTAEVVVWYHPTSNIEQVIVSCGDFLNVPFMGPRGCINYNPSLAMRQLGYLMENETRDEFLKDFTLPSLGAENQTLLQKVKQAWTQIHRKDKELGKRDCRAKKPYC